The Ahaetulla prasina isolate Xishuangbanna chromosome 5, ASM2864084v1, whole genome shotgun sequence genomic sequence AGTTCattaaattccttatgtgtccaatcacacttggccaataaaatttctattctattctattctaattaacttATTGAGTGGTGCATATTGGACACATACatgtattttaaagaagaaattgatgGATTTGTAGAATgaaagggctggaagagaccttggaggtcttctactccaatctcCTGCCCAAGCCAGGAGTTCTTATACCATCAGGTAGTGGATGGAGAAATGAGCCTCAAAAATGTAACTTTGTACCAAAAAGTGCTTCCTTTTAGACAGgagttattttttatattaactttattttataattttatttttaatttacttattgaatatatgcaaaattCATTGGTTTTTGAATAATATACCAAAGATTGGAAATTTATGTAGGACCATCATCAagaatatttccccctttatttttGAAAGAATAATTGACACTACAAACTTGAAATACAACAGTCTGAAAAacttgcttttttttattatttggacATGCATTTTACTGCTGTGAGTCCTGATTTGGAGAATCACTTAGAAATAACTTactaatttatataattaatttcTATTTAGTTAAGTAAACTGACTTGTATAGCATGGCATACATAACACTAATTTTGATTAGTGGATAAGagctttgagattttttttcatccttttcttttttaaagagagtTCATTTCAAAGAAAATCCATTTCTTTCAACCTAGGTGCCTTTTCCACAATTTtaacctgttgttgttttttgcaggcatttcattggtTGCGCTTGTCATTCCTGTTTCCTTTGGGATATTTTTTAAGCATCAATGGCCCAAACTAGCTAAAATTATTCTTAAGGTAAGGCTGAACAATTATGAGTTCTTATTCAGAGAACATTCAAGATGTAACTGAGGGCTGATTGTGATCTGAATGTATTATATGGTGGTTTTTTTCTTACCTTGGCTGCCTTCatacatttttaatattgttttgtcTGTTGTGATTGTTTGTATGTGTAGTTGGGTGCCTAGAGCGGCTGCAGCAAGATGGGCctataaatctaacaaacaaaTACATTCATACACAAACATACTGGAACAATCACTTTTGCTACCTTAACTAAATTCGAATGCTGGAGAAATAAACAGAATATGTCAACTTAATTATTTAAGAGATTTGTTTGTCACtcattccacttaccttcactaccagtttggaactgtgagcgcacgcatgcgcagaaccttctatgcatgcacagagtgtctgtgatgacgtctgggcgggtaggtggagcctccagCCGCCACCTCTTCCAGTGTGCCTGAACcaaggcgaaccagtagaaacccaccactgcccttaagGACTATCAAAGATCATATCAAACCCAAAAGTATTAACTGCAAATttacttatttccttttttaccCAGAGACAGTCCAAGTTATTCTGATATGTGAGTCAGAAAGTATCACTATATTACAGAAAATATAGTCATAATTTTAATAAACTGACCTACTgatcaattatttttaataatattgccATACTTGGGCAGCTTGAGTTTTCCTCATAATAGAATTGATCCTGATTCCACTGTATAGGGTGAAAGATTTCAAGACTACAATTTGTGCTGGTGATATATTAAATAtgcattctctctctttccctcagaTTGGTTCCATAAGTGGTGGCATTCTCATAGTGATCATAGCCGTGGTTGGAGGAATATTATACCAAAGTTCCTGGACAATTACTCCTGAACTCTGGATTATTGGGACTATCTTTCCAGCTGCTGGTTATTCTCTAGGCTTTTTCTTGGCTCGCATAGCTGGACAATCCTGGCACAGGTAAGATTTATTCCACAACTAATACTATAATCCTATCTAGCATAAACCATATtgtctccctttttaaaaaaatatttaaaatttgaaattaattaACCATAGAATTATAGGCTGCCTTTACTTATTCTGTTTACAGCCACTAATCattctctatttctttttttaataaaattgataTTCCCAAGCCATAAAATAACCATGTTTTGGAAATCTTTCTGGTTTGAAAAAAATAACCATCCTTCCTTTACAAAAGCATCGTAACAACTCTACTTGATTCACAACATTCAATTGTTCAGTCGTCTCCAACCTCATCTCCgatccaaaaacaatttaaatgagCTTAAACTGAAACTGTTGATGCATCATAAATTCATAATTGTCAGTAAGAAAGAGAGGTGGGAGTTAATCTACTCCACTGTATCTACAATTTATCATTAATCCTTGTGTAGTTCAATAAATGCATAAAATGTTCATGACGTAGCTTTAGATCTGCCTAGGGAAGGAAATTCCCTCACAACATCTCATAGCCTTTCCGGGcatcagtaaaggagaatatttgtagctcatgctTGAAAGAAGGATCCCAGTCTCTgaatttggctgttttcttgcagatgtttcattacccaaactaggtaacaccatcagtgctagttcCTTGTTGAAACCTGTATTCTTTTAGGGAAAGCAATTAGGGGCTACATACTGGCAGTGAGTTGTCCTAAAATCCAAAGTAGACTTTATGCAAGTATAGACAGACATATGTATACATTCTCTATATCCTGACCCAGGAATCACACAGTAGGGCAGAAGGGATTGTCAGTTCAAGCTCAAGCACAATAAAATAATTATGCTCCAGACCAGACTTTTAGTCAATCAAGTTCAAGGCTAGTAGGTAGTTCAGAGATTTTGTAAGCAAGATATTATCAGATCCTGATAAAAGATCCGATAATAAGGATTTTTGTCCTTGGAAATGAGCAAGGCTTTGTTTTGTAACAAAAATCAAGCTGTTATGGAAATTGTTCCAGCTTTTGTCTGCTCTCTGCCAGAATCTTTGTCCCTGGAAGCATCTGGCCTTCAACCAAACAGAACTGACTTATCAGAACTGATTGCAGAAGTCAAACTACTCAGGAATTGATCATTATTCCCAAACAGACCAATTCCTACTAAGGGTCTTTCTCAAGCAAtctggtgattttttttccccacccttcGTTACTTCTTTCAGATGCCGTACGGTTGCTCTAGAAACAGGAATGCAGAACGCTCAGCTGTGTACTACCATTGTTCAGCTCTCCTTCACTCAGGAACAACTGGGGCTAATGTTTACTTTTCCACtcatctattctattttccagctTATTTTTGCAGCAATAATTCTGGGAGGTAAGCTACCTTGCCTATGACCCATTTGGATCTTTTGTTTCTAAAATCAGGAAGTCATTTCAGAGGCTTTAGTATTTATTCATGCAGCACAGATGATTCTATTTTCTGCAATTATCTcccaaacaaaaacatacaaCTTTTAAGATAACGGTGAACACGACTACATAAATTCTCTGGCTTGGTCAATATTAACCACAAAAGTAGAAATCAATCTGAAAAAATGTCCTAATTGTTGCCTTGAGGAGTGTGGCCAGTCACAAAATTTCCATTTATGAGAAACCAAACAAAACCATGGACTGCAACCACCCTTGATGATACGTTGTAAATCAATGTTTGTCAacttcaataaaattaaaatgcatggacttcaactcccagaactgccCAACCAGCATGCTAGctggagacttctgggagttgaaatccacacctcttaaacttgctaaggttgagaaacaatgttcAAGCTCAGAGGCCTTTCTGGAAATACTAATTATGTGTGAAGATGCTTTGAAGGATGCAAGCGTCTCATTCTTTTCTAATTAAGAGAAACTACAAAATTAAATTTGATAAGACATAGTGTATGTGAACTTGACAAGTATCACAGAATATGTGGGAGAAATACAAGGGCATTTTGAAGTACCACATTCAAGCTAACAGTTAAAAATGCAGCAAAGTAAAAAACTAAACAGAGGAAGTAAAGCATTCAGAAGCATCCACAAAATATAGCCAATCAAGATTGTAGCTGTGATGTTATGGTGAAAGCTTCATCTGTTTTTCATGTGTGTTGCACATTTAGAACAAATGGTTTTAATGGTTCAACCAATTATTGAACAGTCATAActcccatcttgactttttttactATAATATGCGGACACATACACCCATACCATTTCCAGATAATCACTTCTCTTTTCTTGAACTCTTGTCAGAGATGGAGGAGTTCAATCTTCTTTGACTTTTGGCCACAAATAGTAATCAAGAGTGCAAATCTATACTCAGAGGTTAAGTGTGTTTGTATGTAACTATTGAATATTATCTAAGCTCCAAAGCAAATGTGACTTTGTCAGTGGTTGTTACTTCAGTTCCTAACATGTCAGGCCATTGTCCTTAGTTTACCAGGTCTACAAAAGATATTTTGCTGATCGAAAGAGCGTTTTgctagaaaaagaaaaccaaactgAATCTGGGCCAGTGTCAACTTATGCAACAACAAATGGAGGATTTAagatggaagaaggaaaagaagagaaccaCACGACAGTGATGGCAAATGGAAAAGTATAAGAAGTATGGATTTTCTGGAACTGTTGCTTTTAAAAATTCTGCTCCTTaaagagaaatattttcaaatatttggaGTATACTTTTGTACAGATATCCTTCCCTTTAAATTATTCATTTACAATTGTGTCCTTTGATCTTTCCACTCACTTCTCTCTTCttgagaaaatagaaggaaagttGTTTTAATTTTCTGAGGTAACAAAAAATGTATATGACAATAAAGCATTAGAACTCTTTAGGTTTGTGATGTGTTTTGTGctgaagtaccgtatttttcaaagtataagacacacccttttcccccaaaaaagaaggtgaaaatctgggtgcgtcttatactctgcatgtagccccacccagcctccAAAACGGAGATTTCAAAGGCTGAAagaagcctctgaaagaagcttcagaaaaacagCCTCTGAAaggcttttatctaaaataatatggcaagcaacaaaagaagaatcagtaaaggtTCTAACCAAACTATGCTAACAAATCTAGAGAATGACACAATAACCAATAGATCTGAAGATGTTGATCTATAtaccaataccaaagaaaggagattgaacagagtacagatagtccttcagaataaaagcctctgaaagaagtttcagaaaaaaagcctccaaacagagcttcaggaaaaaagcctttttttctgaagctctgtttcacaggctttcagaggcagaaaaaaaagttttttctgaaacagagtttcagaagtttcagaggcagaaaaaaaagcaaaatgcagagctcacaaccaaccaacctgttgctaaaattcacccttgggaacagctgattgggggtattccgggagactgatccacccaccaatcagctttttttcttattttcttccccaaaaattaaggtgcgtcttatactctgaaaaataccagTATATTAATCATGATACAAGTTGCTCAGAAACCAGAGGAGAGTATCAAGCAgcaataaatatttctttaagctgaagaaattgaaaaacatcattttattatttcactGTTCACTGATTGCTTGCAGGTGGACATGTCTAATGATGTCTTAGTAGAATGCAAGAAATAATAAAGTCAGCAGTCATTATTGCAAGAATGGAAAACCCAGGAACATGTGGTTGAGTAGCATTTCCTAGATGACGCATGGAAAAGATCAATTTTCCTAACACTAGATGCTGTGACTGAATGTAATGTTATTCTCTCTCTATTCTACTGCAAACACCTGTCTAGACAATATTGCTTAACTGCAGGATTCTAAGCTCTTGGTATACTTTTCTCTAtgggaaattgaaaagaaatgacAATGACTAAAGCAGAACAAAGTACATATTGCCAGTGCATTCTAGACCTTAAACATAAATGTTGCATGATAGGTTTGTATGTGGCAGATATATTCATAAACACTCTTGGATAAGTATTCCACACTGAGAAGAATTTGTCCACTTAAATTGTACTGCTTAGATGTCTCAGAGCAGCCAGTATGAGAAACCAGGAGCTGGGGTATACATATTAATAGGCacatccagggatgaaatccagcaggttctgacaggttctggagaaccagtagtggaaattttcagcagctcagagaactggtagcggaaattttgagtagtttggagaaccagcagataccacctctggctggccccagaatggggtgagaatgcagattttgcagtatccttcccctgccatgcccaccaagccacacccaccaagccacaccatgcccaccaagccatgcccatggaatcagtagtaaaaaaatttggatttcacactGGGCACATCCTTGAAAAGTTAGCCAAGCTGTAATTGTATGAGCATTTACTTGGAAATAAATTACCTTAACCCACCGAAACTGATATAGTATGTAGACAACTGAGAGGATATATAGCCCAGaaaagtatgtatatatatttgaaaataaatccCAGTGCATATATCAATCTGAGTTTCCTAGTTCATGTATTTAACATTGCTGCTTTCTTGATGCTTAATATATTTAATGCTTTTGGATAGTGACATGTTTTTGCTAGATGTAAGATAGCAATCTCCAAAGCTAATTTAATGCTGGGGTAAATAGATCTTGGAATTTTTTTATGATCACACCCAGAAAGGCAAAGTTAGAGATAGGATCTAGGCTGCATATCCATGGCTGGATGTAGACAATCACTTTAGCATCATTAAAGATGTGACAACACAATTGTTGTTGATgtgtttcttatatttctttggTTCACAAGAAATTCCATTAAGAAAAAAGCTTGGCAAAGATGccttttttaataaaagaaattttttttaaccaagttcAATTTTGCTTTACTCCTTTCCTAACTGTTTGTCCTTCCTAATAGCTGTTCACCTGCTGTGACATTCTGGTGCATTAAAAATATTCAATAGCATGTTCCAGGATAGTTTAATTTGTTATATCTCGTTATTTTTTCATGTAAAGTCAAAATTGTATTGGTGAGGTTCTCAGTATTTTCAGGTGATGAAACACCCAGTAAGGGGAATTGAGAAACTTGTAGTTCTCAGAGAATTATTGATCCTAATTGTCTAAAACCCCTGACAGCTTGGTGTAGAAGGCAAGATGTTGGGAACTGTCAGTCATCTTGAGGGCCGTTTACCAGCTATGCTGTAGGACAAAACAAACTCTCTTCCAGTCATATCTGTTCACCTTTACTGATACTTCATTGAGGAAAACCTAATAAGTTCCCAAGGTATCCTTCAAAGAGTGTTTCCTTCAAATGATCTTGGTAAGCCACTTCACGGGTTCTCCCCTTTCCACCTTAGATCCTGCAAATTACTCCATCAATGGGCCAAGATCTCACCAGGAttcaaacaaggggaaaaaatgcatgttttcatttttaaaaggatgTTGTTATTGCTCTATTTATCACTTGtggtaattttttaaaacttaattaaaaatttaaatttatcctAGATGCCAATTAGATCCGAGCCCCAAATGAAATATGTTTAACATCTGTTGAGAACCTCTGAAATACTTCACTAAAAACATCAAATAAGATATTTATAAACTCAAATAAGTTAGCATCATATTATCCAAGATAACATCCATAACAGATGAAAGTATAATTTCTTTTTCAGGAATATAAAAGTTGTGAGTCAGAACATCATTTATTTCAATGTAATCTATGCTGGAGGAGCTTATCATGAACAGTTTCATCTCACAAGTCCGCTATGCACTCTAGTTCAGGCCTCTGACCAAACTGATATCCTTCCTCTGACAGTTTGCTGGGCAAGTCAGTTGGttgggaaaaatgaagaaagcaaGTTTCCCCTCTTACTTTTGACTCTACCATTGTTGACTATGGTCCCATCTACCAGCACTTGCATCTTCATGGAGATTTTTTATCATTGTGGTTCATTGCCTAGTCAGAcggatatttagactggatctgTGTTTTTGTtaaccttcccaaggacctgggataggcagatgttgttatttgatggtattaaaggtatcattgtaggatgtaagctgttccaagtaaagttatCTTTCACAATTGACTGGAGGTGATTTTGTCAATAttgatggtgttcaagtagtgctctagtttatttatttattttattttattaaatttctataccgcccttctcccgaaggactcagggcggtgtacagccaaaataaaacacaaaatatatacaattaaaagaatttaaaaagaactattactgtgcggccgattattaaaacatttaaaaatttaaaatattattaaaaccccaatttaaaaacaactatttatgccagtcctgcttgaatgaataaatatgttttaagctcacgacgaaaggtccgaagatcaggcacttgacgtaagccaggggggagttcgttccagagtgttggtgctcccacagagaaggccctactcctgggggccgccagccgacattgtttggcggacggcaccctgagaaggccctctctgtgagagcgtacgggtcggtgggaggcataaggtagcagcaggcggtctcgtaagtacccgggtcctaagccatggagtgctttaaaggtggtaaccagaatcttgaagcgcacccgaaagactacaggaagccagtgcagactacggagcagtggtgttacatgggagccacgagcggctcccgttaccactcgcgcagctgcattctggactaactgcagcctccgggtgcaccggAGTTGTTTCGGGATTGTACTCAAGACACCTACAGTATCACTAATGATACAACCTTTACTTTCATTGACCATGGTTGTTCTCCTTCTATTTGcacatctttgtattttgtgagtctccagttctttttcttctattttgctgtctccagATATTACAATGTCCACTATGAAAACTTTTCTGTTATTCTTATTGATTATTAGATCTGTGATGGCAGACGCTtatctgaattattattattattattattattattattactttggtgCTTTCAAGTTAGTATTggttcctggcaactgcctggaaagtccctgcagttttcttgacaagttttcacaaatagtttgccattgcctgcttcctagggctgagagagagggactgatccaaggtcacccagttggctttgtatgGGACTGGAATTCACAGCCTTCCTGGTATCCCAGTTTTTAGACTAACACCTTACCcatacaccaaactgactctcaaatAGATGATTCTAAAAACAAATCCTAATAGAAAAATAAACCACTGGTTTACACAGAGTGGCAGCAAGTGTCTGGGATTTTGGAGAAAGGGTCTATCTATGCAAAATGTTTGTTATACCAGTGTTGTGGGCTTCTTCCCTAAAGGGTATAATCAAATGTGTTTCTACTAGCATTGACAGGGAAGGACTCAAAGTCAATGTGGCAGAATCAGCTTAACTTATTTTGAAGTAACTGCaacaatatttattcatatattcaaatatatattcatattcgACTATGGGGTAGGGTGCAGTTGCTCCATTCCacttttattctatttctttcctGTTATACTACTAGGCATTTCACTAGAGAGGGCTTTTTGCTTTTTCTGTATTTTGCTCTGAAATATCAATCACCTGTgtcaaaaaaaatccaaaaacaaacaggagggaaaaaaaccagtGTCAGGACAGATTTTACATGAGATTAACCAGGCTCCTTTCTACATATCTTTCTCTTTTCATATGCCCCAGATTGAGATTTGAAATCAATAGTCTTATGgatatccctctctctctctctctctctctctttccctctcccctcattttctttctctcctaaAAAGATCTACTCTGCATAAGCAGATTTCCAGTCTTTTTACaagtcaaaccaaaatagactaaaaTAGCAGCCCTCATCAAAGCACAAGAGAATGATAtcaaaagggaaggggaggggaggggagggaagggaagggaagggaagggaagggaagggaagggaagggaagggactcAGTCAGGCTGAAGCTATCAGGCAAATTAATCAGGCAAATTAATAGAGTTCCTCCCAACTTCCTCCCCACGGAACTTCAGCACAACCCATTGTGGGTTTCTCCAAGGGTTTATTAATTTCTTGACTTCATTCATTTAGACAGCACCAATCTTCTGAGAATATTCCTGTATCACAAATAAAAGGCTACACAAACAAGTTGTCCAGACTCACTCTGAAATCAAACCAGAATCACCTTATTGGGCAATTGcagaaacttatttatttatttatttatttatttgatttttataccgcccttctcccgaaggactcagggcggtgtacaggcaagataaaacaatacaatatacagattaaaataccatttaaaaaacttatttaaattagcctaacattaaaaaatttccatactaaaaaccccgtttaaaaattgataaaagataaaattcaagacagccccgcgcaaataaaaagatgcgtcttcagttcgcgacggaatgtccgaaggtcaggtatttggcgtaaacccgggggaagttcgttccagagtgtgggagcccccacagagaaggaccttcccctgggggccaccagccgacattgcttggcggacggcaccctgagaagtccctctctgtgagagcgtacgggtcggtgggaggcatgtggtaacagcaggcggtcccgtaagtacccaggccctaagccagggagcgctttaaaggtcgtaaccaacaccttaaagcgcactcgaaaggccacaggcagccagtgcagtctgcgcaggagcggtgttatatgggagctacgcggagctccctctatccctctatcacccgcgcagctgcattctggactaactgaagcctccgagtgcacttcaaggggagccccatgtagagagcattacaataatccatcaTTAAAGATGATGATGAACTTAAAGATTGCAAGACATGAAAATATGTGCCTGCAATAAACTTAAGCAATTAATAAGAGTTGGGGAAGTTCCTGCCTGTGACCGCTATCTTTGGTCTTACCAGGAGAAGAGGGAACAGACCATTTTAACAGCAAAAGTACAATCACCTTCAGAATGCCTCTGCAGTGTACTGGGGAATATGCCATCAAGCATACTCCTTAAAAGTGCTTAGACTTATAGCCATAGTAAGTGGAATAGGAGAACAGGTCTTGGGCTGGGTTACAAAAATTGGATGATCATTGAATAGCAGCAAAATCCAGGAATTGTCTAAATCTTGATGGTTATCTGTTTAGTGTTTTCTGTGTTTTTGCAACCCAGATTTAGTAACCCTAAGTAAGATCATTTTAATCAATGTAATCTAACCAAACTAGCTTAAGGTATAAAAATTTGCATACTAATTtgcaagcatatatatatgtatatatgtatgtatgtatgtatgtatttcagtAGATCTGTGGATCAAAACAGCTTCAAGTTGAAGAATCCTTGACTAgggatataaaataaattaaccaAATTTGGTGGGAAATATAGCAAAATGGATTTCGCTTGGTCAGGCAGCAGTGAATTGTGGCTGAGTATCCATCATTGTCCATTGAAATATTCTCACAAAGAAGTGCATATTTGGCAAAGACATATTCAAATAGAAATATGTGCTTTACTCTTCTGCATATAAAAATGTGCATTAGAGATAAAAATTCTGTATTGTAAGGCACATTGCATAAAAAGAGGTACATGAAGGGAAAAAGGCCAATGGCAATACAAATCTCCCAGCACTGGGGAAAGACACATGCAAATCTTCCAATGAATTGAAATAGATCTGCTCGTACCAAAGTCAAAAAGACTTTGTACAGCTTTGTACAGTCCATTTTTCCCTCTTTAACTGATTTTCTATGTAAGAAAAATGAAGAAGCcgttaaaaatacaacaatattagaaacagaaaaagggaaaaagaaacataaaaaggTCTTCAGATTCATATTTTTCATGatgcaacattttcttcagttgtATTTTGCTGAATTAAGATACCACAACAGTTGGGTTTATGCAACATGCACTTCAAAACCAAGGAGACCATATTATAGCATAATGTAGTGGAAATTATCCTCCCAAATATCAAGGTCTCCTCAGAAAATTCTTGGAATAAGTCAAGGGAGTTCCGTGAGAAAAGCTGGAACAGGAATACCTCCCAAGATGCAGGTGCAACTCAAGGGTTAAATGTAACAGCACTTCTTTATCTAGTTGTGTAATAAATGCCTACTGTGCCCTTCGATAAAGCAAAGGGAATATCGCTATCTACATACTTTATCTGATAAGATGTAAGGATAAATTATCCTTTAAATTGTGTGCTGGTCTAATTTCTCTTTGATTTCAATATAAATGTCTTATCTTTCATTTTCAACCTCTGTAACGCTGTTTTTGAACATCTGAGAAGAACCCTGAAGCAATTAGTGTAAAGCAATTACAAATTTTACAGGGTATGCAATTTAAAAACTGTGGACTTGCAAAGGCAAATGTTGCAATTACATTTATGGAGCATATGCCTGAATTATGTCATTGGAACCCACAATCAAGAGGGCTTGACTGCCCTGCCTTGTGTTTTAACTTCCAACACTGCGATAAAAAATTAGTCTGCTTTTTTATATACATCATTCTCATTAAAATGATGGAAAGGaaattgattttgttttaaagtttttttctggAGAAGGAAGATAAGCTTTATGAGATGCTAATGTCTAATCTCCAGGTCAGCTAACTCTTAAAGGCATAGTTGGAAAGCCTATCACAGGACTAGCTTGTAAATAGCCTATAGTCTTGCAACCATTTTCAAGAATCAGTGGAAGTAACAATCTTTCCAGCTGTGTTTCTTATTTACATGTGTCTGTCACAGAAGTAAACCAGCAGATTCATGTTTtcacttttgaaaatattcttttgTAGGAACCTTAACAAAATCTatagttcttttttatttttaacacattGACTTAAGccatctctttctgtgtgtgttgaATTTTGTCACAATACAGAAATCAATCATTCCAGTAGGCGTACCAGTTCTTAGCATCTTTTAGCTCTATAAATCTGAGTGAAAAAAAGTGatggagaatagaacagaacagagcaggacaggacagaacagaacagaacagaacagaacagaacagaacagaacagaacagaatagaatagaatagaataggattgaatttgtcttggtacatatgctctcagcgtacataaaagaaaggatacattcatcaagaattctaaggtacaacacttaatgatagttataaggtacaaataagcaatcaggaaacaatcaatataaatataaatcgtaaggatgcaagcaacaaagttgcagacatacaatcataagtggaaagagatg encodes the following:
- the SLC10A2 gene encoding ileal sodium/bile acid cotransporter, which gives rise to MQEDHLRESDILTSTFPTTQSTWNFSHCSENATICKGTSCLKPTDNFNEVLSVTLSTVLTIMLALVMFSMGCNVELKKFLGHIKRPWGIIVGILCQFGIMPLLGFILAFAFDVLPIQAVAVIIMGCCPGGTSSNILAYWIDGDMDLSISMTTCSTLLAMGMMPLCIFVYTRIWTDFNSIYIPYDSIGISLVALVIPVSFGIFFKHQWPKLAKIILKIGSISGGILIVIIAVVGGILYQSSWTITPELWIIGTIFPAAGYSLGFFLARIAGQSWHRCRTVALETGMQNAQLCTTIVQLSFTQEQLGLMFTFPLIYSIFQLIFAAIILGVYQVYKRYFADRKSVLLEKENQTESGPVSTYATTNGGFKMEEGKEENHTTVMANGKV